Genomic segment of Deinococcus radiopugnans ATCC 19172:
TTGAGGGCCGGGAACAGCTCAGTGTTCACGAAGTTCATCAGGGTGTCCCCGGTGATGCCCTCGGAATCCTTGGCCCAGTTCGACCAGCGGAACCTGTCAGGAATGGGGGATTTGTAATCGCCCTCGAACTCCCACTCCTGCTCTTTGTCGTCGAGAATCTTTAAAAATAGCAACCAGGCGAGCTGGCTGATGCGCTGGGCATCGCCGTCTACGCCGACATCTTTGCGCATGATGTCTTGGATGGACTTGACTAGGGTCGTGATGGACATACTAACAGAGTCTAGCGTTTAGCGTATGCTAAACGGGTGCCGTTCGTCCTGTACCGCCGTCCCAATGCCCGGCGAGCGGCCATCCTGGACGACCTGCTGGCGATGGCGGACACGGGGCAGCAAGACGCCGTGAACACCGCCATCACGATGCTGAGTGACCTGTTCGAGCACGGCCACCGCAGCAGCTACGCCCAGAAGCTGCAGGGGCTGCCCATCTGGGAACTGAAGTCGCACGCCAGGGGAGGCGCGAAAGGGAGTACCCGTATCTACTTTTACTTCCGCCGGAACGGGGACGTCGTGATCGTGAACGCCGAGATCAAGGCTGGAAATGCCCCCAGTGCCCCCCTTCTCCGGGAAGCGGCCCTAACGGCCCTGCAAGACGGGCAAAGGAGCTGAGCATGAGCAAGACCGCCCAGGAATGGCAGCAACAACTCGGCCTGGACACCCTGCCGGACGAGGAGCTTCTGCAGGCCTTCAATGCCCTGGAGGGCCAGGAGGTCATCGACGGAGGCGGGCTGGAAGCGCGGGGGCTGACCGCGCCGTCCATGACGCCCGACGAACTGGTCGCCGCGCTGGTGGTCGGGAGTGCCGGGGCCGCATTCAAGAAAGTCCGTCAGGAACAGCATCTGACGGTCAGGCAGGCGGCCCAGGCATGGGGCGTCTCGCCGGGGCGCGTGTCGCAGATGGAAGCCCAGGACGCCAACCTGTATATGAGCACGGTCGGGAGCGCGGCCCTCCGTATGGGTTACCGCGCCAAGCTCGTGCTGGAGCCGCTGGAAGGCGGGCAGGCGATTGTGGCTCCGCTGGGGGAAACCCAGGGTTAGGAAGCGCTGTACAGCTCATCCTCCAGCGCCCGGATGGCCTGCTCGTACTCGGTCTTGCCGCCGAAGGCGCGGGCGATTTCCAGCGGTGTGCCGAAGGGCCGGAAATCCGGCAGCTTCAGCACCTCGCGGTCTTCGAGCTGCCCCACGCCCTGATCGGCGTACTTGTCGAGCAGCTGGTCCAGAACGGCCCGCGCCGTCTCGCCGTAGCGGGTGAAGGCGTCCCGCTTCTTGACCCGGGCGGCCCGTTCCCGACGGGTCAGCGGCGGGCGGCCCCACACCAGGTGCGCGATCACGTCGAAGGGGTCGTGATGGGCTCCCAGGCCCAGCTCGTGCGCCAGCGCCTCGAAGTGGACGCCCTCGCGCCTCAGCTCCTCGATGATGGTCTGCTTGCGCTCAGCGTCGTCCCAGCGGCGGAGAAAGTCTTCCAGCGAGGCAAACTCGCGGGTCAGGGTGCGGCGGCTGTAGTCCTTCAGCGACTCGGTGATGGGCCTCCCCTGGGCGTCGAAGTAGATCTCCCTCCGCGCGGCCACGCTGACCTCCACCCCGTCGACGTAGAACTTCCTGGTGGCGGTGGTCACGTCGTCTCCCGTTCCAGCGTCCCACCCGTCTTCCCTGGAGGCTGCGCCGTCTGTGTCGGCCGGGGGCACGGGCGATTCCCCCGGTCCCGGCTGGTACACCTGCACCGGGTCGCCGTCGAAATCGGGGTCGCGGAACAGCTCGGTGGCTCCCTTGAAATCCAGGATGGTGAAGTAGAACTTGTCGTGGTCCTCGTTGACGCGTGTGCCGCGCCCGATGATCTGCTTAAACTCGGTCATGGATTGAATACGCTGGTCGAGCACGATCACCTTGCAGGTCTGGGCGTCGACGCCCGTGCTCATCAGCTTAGAGGTCGTGGCGATCACCGGGTAAGGAAGGCGCGGCGAGATGAAGTCGTCCAGATTGTCCTGAGCGTCGGGCACGTCACTCGTGATTCTCACCACGTACCGTTGGTTTTTGTCCACCTGTTCCGGGTTCAGGTTGACCAGGGCCGAACGCATCCGCTCGGCGTGTTCTTGGTTCTCGCAGAACACGATGGTCTTGCCCATAGGGTCCGTCTCTCGCAGGAACTCGGATACCTTGGCGGCCACCAGTTCGGTGCGTCTGGACAGCACCAGGGAACGGTCGAAATCGCGCGCGTTGTACTCGCGCTGATCGATCTCGTGGCCGTAGCGGTCGCGCTGGCCCGCCTGCGGGGTCCAGCCGCTCAGGTCCCTGTCGAAGTCGAAGCGCACCACCTTGTAGGGGGCGAGGAAGCCGTCGTCAATGCCCTGTTTGAGGGAGTAGGTGTAGATGGGCGGCCCGAAGTAGTCGGTGTTCGAGACGGTCTCGGTTTCTTTGGGGGTGGCCGTCAGGCCGATCTGGGTCGCCTCCGAGAAATACTCCAGAATCTCCCGCCAGTTCGAGTCCTCGGCGGCGCTGCCCCGGTGACACTCGTCCACCACAATCAGGTCGAAGAAATCCGGGGAGAACTGCTTGTAGGCGTTGCGCTCCTCCTCGTTGCCACTGACCGCCTGGTACAGCGACAGGTAGATCTCGAAGGCCTTGTCAATCCGGCGATTGCGGATTTTGGTCATGGCCCCGCCGAACGGCTTGAAGTCGTTCGTCATGGTCTGGTCCACCAGGATGTTGCGGTCCGCCAGAAACAGGATCCGCTTTTTCGCCCCGGCGCGCCACAGCCGCCAGATGATCTGGAAAGCCGTCAGGGTCTTGCCTGTGCCCGTCGCCATCACGAGCAGGAGGCGCTGCTGACCCTGGGCGATGGCCTCGACGGTCTTGTTGATGGCCAGCAGCTGGTAGTAGCGCGGGGTCTTGTCCGTGCCGTCGTTGAAGTAGTCCTGCGTGACCAGCCGGGCCTGTTCCGGCGTGAGGCCCTTTGCTTCTTCCCACCATTGCCACAGCTGCTCCGGGCTGGGGAACTCGTCCAGGGCGATCTCTTTTTCCAGCACGCCCTCGGACTTCAGGTTGTTGCGGAACAGGAAGGCGTCGCCGTTGGAGCTGAACACAAACGGCACTTCCAGGATCTCGCCGTACCCCAGCCCCTGCGGCAGCCCTGCGCCGACAGAGTGTTTGTTGTCCTTGGCCTCGATCACGGCAATGGGAATGTTCGGTTTGTAGAACAGCACGTAGTCGGCCCGCTTGGGCGTTCCCCTGGTGTGCAGCTGCCCACTGACCTGAATACGTCCCTTGGTCAGGTACAACTCCTCGCGCACCTGCGTCAGAATGTCCCACCCGGCGCGCTCGACGGCGGGCGTGATGAACTTGGTGCAGATGTCGCGCTCGGAGAGTTTCTTTTTGTCCATGGGTCCAGCCCAAGTTTAGCCTGTACTGAACATCATTCCCTGCAAATGTGTGGAGCTTTCTGGCCTTAAGGTGGTCGGCATGCCCGCTCTTGGCCATTTCATTTTCTGACAAACTGACTATCTTTCTTGTCATCTTGCCAGAAAATGGCGACACCTCCTCTTTCTGACACAGGGGGAACCATGCGAGGCAGTTTGTTGCGTGAGCACAGCTCGAGGAAGATTCCTCTGGTTGACGCTCAGCAAGATAAGAAACTTTCTGACAATCTGACTTTCTGTCAGTCTGACTTTCTTGTCAGAAAGCTTTATGGCAGGTACGCTGACGGCATGACTCGATCCCAGAACAGGCCGCTCGTCCTAGCCCTGGCCAGTCTTAAGGGCGGCGTGGGCAAGACCACGTCGGCCGTCCACATCGCCGCGCATCTGACCCAGGCTGGGTGCACCGTTCTGCTGGCCGACGGTGACCGCATTCGCACCGCTACCGCCTGGGGCCGAGGCGGCGCGCTGCCCTTTACCGTGGGCGGCATGGCCTCTCTCAGTCAGGCGGGCAAGTACGACGCCGTAGTGATCGACTCGCGCGGCGGCCTGGAAGATGTGGATCTGATCGATCTGGCCGAGTCCTGCGCGGCGCTGATCTTGCCCAGCACGCCGGACCTCGGCGGCATGGACGGCATGGCCCA
This window contains:
- a CDS encoding type II toxin-antitoxin system RelE/ParE family toxin — protein: MPFVLYRRPNARRAAILDDLLAMADTGQQDAVNTAITMLSDLFEHGHRSSYAQKLQGLPIWELKSHARGGAKGSTRIYFYFRRNGDVVIVNAEIKAGNAPSAPLLREAALTALQDGQRS
- a CDS encoding helix-turn-helix domain-containing protein, which translates into the protein MSKTAQEWQQQLGLDTLPDEELLQAFNALEGQEVIDGGGLEARGLTAPSMTPDELVAALVVGSAGAAFKKVRQEQHLTVRQAAQAWGVSPGRVSQMEAQDANLYMSTVGSAALRMGYRAKLVLEPLEGGQAIVAPLGETQG
- the hsdR gene encoding EcoAI/FtnUII family type I restriction enzme subunit R; this encodes MDKKKLSERDICTKFITPAVERAGWDILTQVREELYLTKGRIQVSGQLHTRGTPKRADYVLFYKPNIPIAVIEAKDNKHSVGAGLPQGLGYGEILEVPFVFSSNGDAFLFRNNLKSEGVLEKEIALDEFPSPEQLWQWWEEAKGLTPEQARLVTQDYFNDGTDKTPRYYQLLAINKTVEAIAQGQQRLLLVMATGTGKTLTAFQIIWRLWRAGAKKRILFLADRNILVDQTMTNDFKPFGGAMTKIRNRRIDKAFEIYLSLYQAVSGNEEERNAYKQFSPDFFDLIVVDECHRGSAAEDSNWREILEYFSEATQIGLTATPKETETVSNTDYFGPPIYTYSLKQGIDDGFLAPYKVVRFDFDRDLSGWTPQAGQRDRYGHEIDQREYNARDFDRSLVLSRRTELVAAKVSEFLRETDPMGKTIVFCENQEHAERMRSALVNLNPEQVDKNQRYVVRITSDVPDAQDNLDDFISPRLPYPVIATTSKLMSTGVDAQTCKVIVLDQRIQSMTEFKQIIGRGTRVNEDHDKFYFTILDFKGATELFRDPDFDGDPVQVYQPGPGESPVPPADTDGAASREDGWDAGTGDDVTTATRKFYVDGVEVSVAARREIYFDAQGRPITESLKDYSRRTLTREFASLEDFLRRWDDAERKQTIIEELRREGVHFEALAHELGLGAHHDPFDVIAHLVWGRPPLTRRERAARVKKRDAFTRYGETARAVLDQLLDKYADQGVGQLEDREVLKLPDFRPFGTPLEIARAFGGKTEYEQAIRALEDELYSAS
- a CDS encoding ParA family protein, whose amino-acid sequence is MTRSQNRPLVLALASLKGGVGKTTSAVHIAAHLTQAGCTVLLADGDRIRTATAWGRGGALPFTVGGMASLSQAGKYDAVVIDSRGGLEDVDLIDLAESCAALILPSTPDLGGMDGMAQTVEVLRSAGIPNDRYAALLTMVRPGSERKLTEARAALEDAGIPALAQTVRLSEAFRDANNGGVLVRDVRGNSLAKGLWAEYGRVTGEIVAMTGGKL